The following nucleotide sequence is from Methylotenera sp. G11.
ATTGCCAGGTTGGCAATCCCCATCACGGCAGTAGAGCCCTGGCTATGCTCGGTGACACCCAGGCCATAGTAAATCGCAGCGTTGCCGCCTGTTGCATATAGCCTTGCCGCAGCGCGGAGTTCTTCCGCATTAATGCCAAGTTCGGCGGCCAAGGCTTCCGGTGAGTTTTCCGGTTTAGCCACAAAATCCCGCCACGCGACAAAAGAATCCCACTCGCAGCGCGCTTTAACAAAATCTTCCTGCACCAGGCCTTCAGTCACAATAACGTGCGCCAATGCCGAGATCAGAGCCACGTTGGTGCCCGGACGCAGTTTCAGGTGATAATCTGCACGGACATGCGGAGAATTTGCCACCAGGTCGATCTCGCGCGGGTCGGCGATGATTAATTTAGCACCCTCACGCAGGCGGCGTTTCATCTGTGAAGCAAACACCGGGTGGCCATCCGTTGGATTGGCGCCAATGATGAAAATGACATCGGACTGCATCACTGAATCAAAAGTCTGCGTACCGGCGGATTCACCCAGCGTCTGCTTCAATCCATACCCGGTCGGGCTATGGCAGACGCGCGCGCAGGTATCCACGTTATTCACACCGAACACGGCGCGAACCAGTTTTTGTGTCACATACACTTCTTCGTTAGTGCAGCGTGATGAGGTAATGCCGCCAATGGCATCTTTACCATACTGCTTCTCGATACGCATCAGCTCACCTGCTGCATAACTGATCGCCTCATCCCAGCTGACCTGCTGCCATGGGTCGTTAATATGCTTACGTATCATCGGCGTCGTAATGCGGTCTTTATGCGTTGCATAACCCCATGCAAAACGGCCTTTCACACAAGAGTGGCCGTGGTTGGCACCACCGTGCTTGCTCGGTGTCATGCGTACGACTTCTTCGCCTTTCATTTCGGCATCGAAACTGCAGCCTACTCCGCAATAGGCACAAGTCGTGGTGACGCTATGCTCCGGCGTGCCCGCCTCGATCACGGTCTTTTCAATCAGCGTCGCGGTCGGACAAGCCTGCACGCAGGCGCCGCAGGATACACATTCGGAATCAAGGAAACTCTGGTTGCCGGCTGAAACTTTAGAATCAAAGCCGCGACCGGAAATCGTCAGCGCAAACGTACCCTGCGTTTCTTCACATGCCCGCACGCAGCGTGAGCAGACAATACATTTGCTCGGGTCAAATGTGAAATACGGGTTGCTTTCGTCTTTAGCGGATTCAAGATGGTTTTCACCATCGTAGCCATAACGCACTTCGCGCAGGCCGACCGCCCCTGCCATATCCTGCAGCTCGCAGTCACCGTTAGTGGCGCAGGTCAGGCAGTCCAGCGGATGGTCCGAGATGTAGAGTTCCATGGTGCCGCGGCGTATATCCGCGAGTTTTGGCGTTTGCGTATGCACTACCAGGCCTTCGGCTACCGGTGTCGTACATGATGCAGGGTAGCCGCGGCGACCTTCAATCTCCACCAGGCACAGGCGGCATGAACCAAAAGGCTCCAGGCTATCTGTTGCACATAGCTTAGGCACCATCACGCCGGCCAGCGCCGCCGCATGCATCACTGATACGCCGTCAGGTACTGTTATCTGTCTATCATCGACGGTCAGTGTCACTTGCTTGGTTGACTGGCTTGTCGGTGTACCGTAATCCGTATTTGGATTGTATTTGATCTCGTCCATAATTTATCCCTACCTGCAAATAGGCTACTTGGCCTCTGATGAAAGACCAAAGTCTTCTGGAAAATGATTAAGCGCACTGAGTACCGGATACGGGGTCATACCGCCGAGAGCACACAGTGAGCCATTGAGCATGGTGTCGCTTAAATCGCGCACCAGCTGGATATTCTTGGCATGGTCTTTACCCGAGGTGATTTTATCGATCACCTCCACGCCGCGCGTAGAGCCTATACGGCATGGCGTGCATTTACCACAGGATTCAACTGCACAGAATTCAAATGCGTAACGCGCCATTTTCGCCATGTCCACGCTGTCATCAAACGCAACGATACCGCCATGACCCAACACGGCCCATAACTTGGCGAATTCTTCGTAATCCAGCGGCGTATCGAACTGGCTCTCCGGCAGATAAGCACCGAGCGGCCCGCCGACCTGAACGGCACGAATCGGCTTGCCGCTTGCCGAGCCGCCGCCATAGTCATACAGCAGCTCACGCAACGTGGCTCCGAATGCCAGTTCGACCAGGCCATTATGTTTCAGATTGCCTGCAAGCTGAATCGGCAGCGTGCCGCGCGACCGGCCCATGCCATAATCCGCGTAGAACTGTGCGCCTTTAT
It contains:
- the fdhF gene encoding formate dehydrogenase subunit alpha; the protein is MDEIKYNPNTDYGTPTSQSTKQVTLTVDDRQITVPDGVSVMHAAALAGVMVPKLCATDSLEPFGSCRLCLVEIEGRRGYPASCTTPVAEGLVVHTQTPKLADIRRGTMELYISDHPLDCLTCATNGDCELQDMAGAVGLREVRYGYDGENHLESAKDESNPYFTFDPSKCIVCSRCVRACEETQGTFALTISGRGFDSKVSAGNQSFLDSECVSCGACVQACPTATLIEKTVIEAGTPEHSVTTTCAYCGVGCSFDAEMKGEEVVRMTPSKHGGANHGHSCVKGRFAWGYATHKDRITTPMIRKHINDPWQQVSWDEAISYAAGELMRIEKQYGKDAIGGITSSRCTNEEVYVTQKLVRAVFGVNNVDTCARVCHSPTGYGLKQTLGESAGTQTFDSVMQSDVIFIIGANPTDGHPVFASQMKRRLREGAKLIIADPREIDLVANSPHVRADYHLKLRPGTNVALISALAHVIVTEGLVQEDFVKARCEWDSFVAWRDFVAKPENSPEALAAELGINAEELRAAARLYATGGNAAIYYGLGVTEHSQGSTAVMGIANLAMATANIGREGVGVNPLRGQNNVQGSCDMGSMPHEFPGYRHVSDDATRALFEAAWNRPLSSEPGLRIPNMLDQASEGSFKGLYCVGEDIVQSDPNTQHVTHALKNMECVIVQDLFLNETAMFAHVFFPGASFLEKSGTFTNAERRISPVRRVMKPKNGYEDWEVTAKLSEALGYPMHYRHASEIMDEIAALTPTFQGVSFKKLDELGSIQWPCNDEFPNGTPIMHIDEFVRGKGKFFITQYVPTSEKVNAKFPLILTTGRILSQYNVGAQTRRTKNTAWHPEDMLEIHPHDAEDRGIKEGDWVGIMSRAGETVLRAKITERVQAGVVYTTFHHPESGANVITTDNSDWATNCPEYKVTAVQVSRVNQLSDWQKHYKTFSEAQIAFAGKKAAAV